From Cellulomonas oligotrophica, a single genomic window includes:
- the pflA gene encoding pyruvate formate-lyase-activating protein gives MTATDERPGAPVVPLGLPLVGGSHTRTAGHGTAGLETTEAERSERLAAVREGRVGSVHSWELVTAVDGPGTRLTVFLSGCPLRCLYCHNPDTMQMRRGTDVTADEILARVARYRGVFTATGGGLTISGGEPLMQPAFVRRLVRGAAAMDVPVAIDTSGYLGAQIDDATLDDVSLVLLDVKSGDPETYRRVTGRELAPTLEFSRRLAARGTRLWIRFVLVPGLTDAPANVAAVADHVASLGPAVERVEVLPFHQMGRDKWAELGMRYELEDTEPPTAEATEAVRDVFRARGLLTH, from the coding sequence TTGACCGCCACGGACGAACGCCCCGGAGCCCCGGTCGTGCCCCTGGGGCTGCCGCTGGTCGGCGGCTCGCACACCCGCACCGCGGGTCACGGCACCGCCGGCCTGGAGACCACGGAGGCCGAGCGCTCCGAGCGCCTCGCCGCCGTCCGCGAGGGCCGTGTGGGGTCCGTGCACTCCTGGGAGCTCGTGACGGCCGTCGACGGCCCCGGCACCCGTCTCACCGTGTTCCTGTCGGGCTGCCCCCTGCGCTGCCTGTACTGCCACAACCCCGACACCATGCAGATGCGCCGCGGGACGGACGTCACCGCCGACGAGATCCTCGCGCGCGTCGCCCGCTACCGCGGTGTGTTCACGGCCACCGGCGGGGGCCTGACCATCTCCGGCGGCGAGCCCCTCATGCAGCCCGCGTTCGTGCGCCGGCTCGTGCGCGGCGCCGCGGCCATGGACGTGCCCGTGGCGATCGACACCTCCGGCTACCTCGGCGCCCAGATCGACGACGCGACCCTGGACGACGTGTCCCTCGTGCTGCTCGACGTGAAGTCCGGCGACCCGGAGACCTACCGGCGCGTCACCGGGCGCGAGCTCGCCCCGACGCTGGAGTTCTCCCGGCGCCTGGCCGCCCGCGGCACGCGCCTGTGGATCCGGTTCGTGCTCGTCCCGGGCCTGACCGACGCGCCGGCGAACGTCGCGGCCGTGGCCGACCACGTCGCGTCCCTCGGCCCCGCGGTCGAGCGCGTCGAGGTCCTGCCGTTCCACCAGATGGGCCGCGACAAGTGGGCTGAGCTGGGGATGCGCTACGAGCTCGAGGACACCGAGCCCCCGACGGCCGAGGCCACCGAGGCCGTCCGCGACGTGTTCCGCGCCCGCGGCCTGCTCACGCACTGA
- a CDS encoding S8 family peptidase: MTGRSTTQGRSRLLGALGAGTAVVLLCQAAAPGAPLHGSVPEPGTAPPVVAEGATTYVVQTDDVTAVGEQLADLGAEPTQTFEDVGSLTVALTPDQLAALEAGGDVAAVAPEQEYSVDATQAQAPWGLDRIDQAALPLDQSFTYDDTAGAGVRVYVVDTGVSGGTQLSGRLAAGMSAVAGSSSTTDCHGHGTHVAGTVAGTTFGVAKKATVVPVRVLDCEGRGSTSTVVAGLDWVLATHAAGTPGVVNLSLGGPRNEALDAAVEEVVQRGLVVVAAAGNKAEDACTQSPAAAPAAVTVGASDEHDDRAYFSNHGPCLDVFAPGNRIMSTSLTYASGAELRSGTSMAAPHASGVAALVLARNPGATATQVAESLRATSRDVVADPRSPGVGLLSSSSALVAGSMAPSRTSLYVQEAYQMLVGRAPSSTNAATWTSRLEGGTSRLTLATSLTSSVTYRGQLVDAAYGTYLDRSPSTTMLSQWRSKLGTGSSPQDLEAYLIASATYYSLAGGTSRAWVEAMSQDLLGKAPTADQLSRWTPSASTVAGRTSVARTVLASTTHLHRRVDGQYQLLLGRASTATERTTWTTNLRSGVRVETFSARLVASAELWNGLGAG, from the coding sequence ATGACGGGGCGCAGCACGACGCAGGGACGCTCACGGCTGCTGGGGGCGCTCGGCGCGGGCACCGCGGTAGTGCTGCTCTGCCAGGCGGCCGCACCCGGCGCCCCTCTGCACGGGTCCGTCCCGGAGCCGGGCACCGCCCCGCCCGTCGTGGCCGAGGGTGCGACCACGTACGTCGTGCAGACGGACGACGTCACGGCCGTCGGCGAGCAGCTCGCCGACCTGGGGGCGGAGCCGACGCAGACGTTCGAGGACGTCGGCTCCCTGACGGTCGCGCTGACGCCCGACCAGCTCGCGGCACTGGAGGCCGGTGGCGACGTCGCCGCCGTCGCGCCCGAGCAGGAGTACTCCGTCGACGCGACGCAGGCGCAGGCGCCCTGGGGCCTCGACCGCATCGACCAGGCGGCGCTGCCGCTGGACCAGTCGTTCACCTACGACGACACCGCCGGGGCCGGCGTGCGGGTGTACGTCGTCGACACCGGGGTCAGCGGCGGCACGCAGCTCAGCGGCCGCCTGGCCGCCGGGATGTCCGCCGTCGCCGGCAGCAGCAGCACCACGGACTGCCACGGCCACGGCACCCACGTGGCCGGCACGGTCGCCGGCACGACCTTCGGGGTCGCGAAGAAGGCCACGGTCGTGCCGGTACGCGTCCTCGACTGCGAGGGCCGGGGCAGCACGTCGACGGTCGTCGCCGGCCTCGACTGGGTCCTGGCCACCCACGCCGCCGGCACGCCCGGCGTGGTGAACCTCTCGCTCGGGGGGCCGCGGAACGAGGCCCTGGACGCCGCTGTCGAGGAGGTCGTGCAGCGCGGGCTCGTGGTCGTCGCGGCGGCCGGCAACAAGGCCGAGGACGCCTGCACGCAGTCCCCCGCGGCCGCACCGGCGGCCGTGACCGTCGGCGCGTCCGACGAGCACGACGACCGGGCGTACTTCTCGAACCACGGCCCGTGCCTGGACGTCTTCGCCCCCGGCAACCGCATCATGTCGACCTCCTTGACGTACGCGTCGGGCGCCGAGCTGCGGTCCGGCACGTCGATGGCGGCCCCCCACGCGTCGGGCGTGGCCGCGCTCGTCCTGGCCCGCAACCCGGGTGCGACCGCGACGCAGGTCGCCGAGTCGCTGCGCGCCACGTCCCGCGACGTGGTCGCCGACCCGCGCTCGCCCGGCGTCGGGCTGCTGTCGTCGTCGTCCGCCCTGGTCGCCGGGAGCATGGCGCCGTCGCGCACGTCCCTGTACGTGCAGGAGGCGTACCAGATGCTCGTGGGCCGCGCGCCCAGCAGCACCAACGCCGCCACGTGGACCTCGCGCCTCGAGGGCGGGACGTCGCGGCTGACGCTGGCGACCTCCCTGACGTCGAGCGTCACGTACCGCGGGCAGCTCGTCGACGCCGCGTACGGCACCTACCTGGACCGGTCGCCCAGCACGACGATGCTCTCGCAGTGGCGCTCGAAGCTCGGCACGGGCAGCAGCCCGCAGGACCTCGAGGCGTACCTGATCGCCTCCGCGACCTACTACTCGCTGGCCGGCGGCACGTCGCGCGCGTGGGTCGAGGCGATGTCGCAGGACCTGCTGGGCAAGGCCCCCACCGCGGACCAGCTGAGCCGGTGGACGCCGAGCGCGAGCACCGTCGCCGGGCGGACCTCGGTGGCCCGCACGGTCCTGGCGTCGACCACGCACCTGCACCGGCGCGTCGACGGGCAGTACCAGCTCCTGCTCGGCCGGGCGTCGACCGCGACGGAGCGCACCACCTGGACGACGAACCTGCGCTCGGGCGTCCGCGTGGAGACCTTCTCGGCCCGTCTCGTCGCCAGCGCCGAGCTGTGGAACGGGCTCGGCGCGGGCTGA
- a CDS encoding 3-hydroxyacyl-CoA dehydrogenase NAD-binding domain-containing protein: MSATGTAHGADPRPERVTHALVRDVPLPDGLGTLALVTLDNGLDHTKPTTLGPQGIAGLTQVLTALQARARAGEIAAVAVTGKPYYLAAGADLTQVAGVTSREQALGLGRGGHAAYRLLGEMGVPTFAFVNGVALGGGLEVALNCDHRTVAADVRALALPETGLGLVPGWGGAYLVPRLVGIERAVDVVLARPAANKPFSAQEAADLGLVDVVLDAADFLEESVRWAARVLAGEVVVPRRALDDAATWRAVTDAARERLDATLHGSRPAPYRALDLMAAARDTDRDAAFAAEDEALADLIMSDEMRASVYAFGLVQAGRRPTGAPDPALAQPVTKAGVVGAGLMAAQIAVLLARRLAVPVVMRDIDPARVEQGLAAVRAAVERLVAGGRVTSDAGARLVASITGSTELDVFTGCDLVVEAVTEVLELKKRVFAELEQVVAPDAVLATNTSALSVTAMAADLAHPERVVGLHFFNPVAAMPLVEVVRATTTSDAALATAFAVTDRLGKTAVLVADRPGFVVNRLLVLLLGVVVDAVEHGTPVEVADRALDPLGLPMPPFALFDLVGPAVGLHVLTSLRAGLGERFPRSAGLEKLVAEGTPVVRPAPAKGLPQRVDPAVQTVFDAARDRSADAPLDEAGVLDAVRTALAVEIGHMLDEGVVTTPQQIDLCMVLGAGWGFHLGGITPYLDRTGTSEKVLGRRLLPTGVADVPRG, translated from the coding sequence ATGAGCGCCACCGGAACGGCCCACGGGGCCGACCCCCGCCCGGAGCGCGTGACGCACGCGCTCGTGCGCGACGTGCCCCTGCCCGACGGGCTGGGCACCCTCGCGCTGGTCACGCTCGACAACGGCCTGGACCACACGAAGCCGACGACGCTCGGCCCGCAGGGCATCGCCGGGCTCACGCAGGTGCTCACGGCGCTGCAGGCACGCGCCCGGGCCGGCGAGATCGCCGCCGTCGCGGTCACCGGCAAGCCGTACTACCTCGCCGCGGGCGCGGACCTCACGCAGGTCGCGGGCGTCACCTCCCGGGAGCAGGCACTGGGGCTGGGGCGGGGCGGGCACGCCGCGTACCGGCTGCTGGGCGAGATGGGCGTGCCGACGTTCGCGTTCGTCAACGGAGTCGCGCTCGGCGGCGGCCTGGAGGTCGCGCTCAACTGCGACCACCGGACCGTCGCGGCCGACGTGCGGGCGCTGGCGCTGCCGGAGACCGGCCTGGGGCTGGTGCCCGGGTGGGGCGGGGCGTACCTGGTGCCGCGCCTGGTCGGGATCGAGCGTGCAGTGGACGTCGTGCTCGCACGGCCGGCGGCGAACAAGCCGTTCAGCGCGCAGGAGGCCGCCGACCTGGGCCTGGTGGACGTCGTCCTGGACGCCGCGGACTTCCTCGAGGAGTCCGTGCGGTGGGCCGCCCGCGTGCTCGCGGGCGAGGTCGTCGTGCCCCGCCGCGCCCTCGACGACGCGGCGACCTGGCGGGCGGTCACGGACGCGGCCCGCGAGCGCCTCGACGCGACCCTGCACGGCTCGCGCCCGGCCCCCTACCGCGCGCTGGACCTGATGGCCGCCGCGCGCGACACCGACCGGGACGCGGCGTTCGCGGCGGAGGACGAGGCGCTGGCCGACCTGATCATGAGCGACGAGATGCGCGCGAGCGTCTACGCGTTCGGACTCGTGCAGGCCGGGCGGCGTCCCACCGGGGCCCCCGACCCGGCCCTCGCGCAGCCCGTGACGAAGGCCGGGGTGGTCGGCGCCGGGCTGATGGCCGCGCAGATCGCGGTGCTGCTGGCCCGGCGGCTCGCGGTGCCGGTCGTCATGCGCGACATCGACCCCGCCCGGGTCGAGCAGGGGCTGGCGGCCGTGCGTGCCGCGGTCGAGCGGCTGGTCGCCGGCGGCCGGGTCACGTCGGACGCCGGGGCACGGCTGGTCGCGTCCATCACCGGTTCGACGGAGCTCGACGTCTTCACCGGCTGCGACCTGGTCGTCGAGGCCGTCACGGAGGTGCTCGAGCTGAAGAAGCGCGTCTTCGCCGAGCTCGAGCAGGTGGTGGCGCCCGACGCGGTGCTGGCGACGAACACCTCGGCGCTGTCGGTCACCGCGATGGCCGCCGACCTGGCCCACCCCGAGCGGGTCGTGGGCCTGCACTTCTTCAACCCCGTCGCCGCGATGCCGCTCGTCGAGGTCGTCCGTGCGACGACCACGTCGGACGCGGCCCTGGCCACGGCGTTCGCCGTCACCGACCGGCTCGGCAAGACGGCCGTGCTCGTCGCGGACCGGCCGGGCTTCGTGGTCAACCGGCTGCTCGTGCTCCTGCTCGGGGTGGTCGTCGACGCCGTCGAGCACGGAACGCCCGTCGAGGTCGCCGACCGTGCGCTCGACCCCCTGGGGCTGCCGATGCCGCCGTTCGCCCTGTTCGACCTCGTGGGTCCCGCCGTGGGGCTGCACGTGCTCACGTCGTTGCGGGCCGGGCTCGGCGAGCGGTTCCCGCGCTCGGCGGGCCTGGAGAAGCTCGTCGCGGAGGGCACGCCCGTCGTGCGCCCGGCACCGGCCAAGGGTCTGCCGCAGCGTGTCGACCCCGCCGTGCAGACCGTGTTCGACGCGGCCCGCGACCGGTCCGCCGACGCACCGCTGGACGAGGCGGGCGTGCTCGACGCGGTCCGCACCGCGCTGGCCGTCGAGATCGGGCACATGCTCGACGAGGGTGTCGTGACCACGCCCCAGCAGATCGACCTGTGCATGGTCCTCGGTGCCGGCTGGGGCTTCCACCTCGGGGGCATCACGCCGTACCTCGACCGCACGGGCACGTCCGAGAAGGTCCTGGGGCGCCGGCTCCTGCCTACGGGCGTCGCGGACGTCCCCCGCGGGTGA